In a genomic window of Roseiflexus castenholzii DSM 13941:
- the acpS gene encoding holo-ACP synthase, whose protein sequence is MIYTGIDIVAVDRIRRAVERWGDRFIQRIFSTAETALCHGRTESLAARWAAKEAVAKLLGVGLRGIGGAGGVAFHDIEALADAHGRPMVILRGAAQARARELGIDSIRLSLSHDHGLAIAIAIALSSPTPRRRMPW, encoded by the coding sequence GTGATCTACACCGGCATCGATATTGTTGCAGTAGACCGGATCCGGCGAGCAGTCGAGCGTTGGGGTGATCGCTTCATCCAGCGCATCTTTTCGACGGCTGAGACGGCGCTGTGCCACGGACGAACCGAATCGCTGGCGGCGCGCTGGGCTGCTAAGGAAGCGGTCGCCAAACTCCTCGGCGTCGGTCTGCGCGGCATCGGCGGCGCAGGCGGCGTCGCATTCCACGATATCGAGGCGCTCGCCGACGCCCACGGGCGCCCGATGGTCATCCTGCGCGGCGCAGCACAGGCGCGCGCCCGCGAGTTGGGTATCGACAGCATCCGCCTGAGCCTTTCCCACGACCACGGACTGGCAATCGCCATTGCGATCGCGCTCAGTTCACCGACACCCAGGAGGAGAATGCCGTGGTGA
- a CDS encoding trans-sulfuration enzyme family protein, whose protein sequence is MHPETASIHAGQEIDPTTGAVIPPIYLTTTFERASDGSFPRGYIYTRNGNPNRAMLETCLAALEGGATCVAFSSGLAAAMSVFQALRPGDHVIAPDDAYHGITRLLREIMAPWGLEYSRVDMRDPQNVAAALRPNTRLVWIETPSNPLLKIADIAAIAEIARQAGALCAVDNTWATPVQQRPLELGADIVMHATTKYIGGHSDVLGGAVVFGANDAFAERVRFLQINGGAVPSPFDCWLALRGIQTLPYRVRAHAANAIQVARFLAEHPRIERVHYPGLETHPGHAVAARQMRGFGGMLSIEVEGGEAEAMAVAAKVKIITRATSLGGVESLIEHRASVEGPESTTPPNLLRISVGLEHPDDLIADLAQALT, encoded by the coding sequence ATGCATCCCGAAACTGCATCCATTCACGCCGGTCAGGAAATCGACCCAACGACGGGCGCGGTCATTCCGCCGATCTACCTGACGACAACCTTCGAGCGCGCGTCGGACGGGAGTTTTCCGCGCGGGTACATCTACACCCGCAATGGCAACCCTAACCGCGCAATGCTCGAAACTTGCCTCGCGGCGCTTGAGGGCGGCGCAACATGTGTGGCGTTCAGTTCCGGTCTCGCGGCAGCCATGAGCGTCTTTCAGGCGCTGCGTCCCGGTGATCACGTGATCGCTCCCGACGACGCCTACCACGGAATCACGCGGCTGCTGCGCGAGATTATGGCGCCATGGGGACTGGAATACAGCCGCGTCGATATGCGCGACCCGCAGAACGTCGCAGCGGCGTTGCGCCCGAATACGCGCCTGGTGTGGATTGAGACTCCGTCGAATCCGCTGCTCAAAATCGCTGATATTGCCGCAATTGCGGAGATTGCCCGTCAGGCTGGCGCACTCTGCGCGGTGGACAACACATGGGCGACGCCGGTGCAGCAGCGCCCGCTGGAATTGGGCGCCGACATCGTGATGCACGCGACAACGAAGTACATCGGCGGGCATAGCGACGTGCTCGGCGGGGCTGTAGTGTTTGGCGCGAACGATGCGTTTGCCGAACGGGTGCGTTTCCTTCAGATCAATGGCGGCGCCGTTCCGTCGCCGTTCGACTGCTGGCTGGCGCTGCGCGGCATTCAGACGCTCCCCTATCGCGTGCGCGCGCATGCCGCAAATGCGATACAGGTCGCCCGTTTCCTGGCGGAGCACCCGCGCATCGAGCGCGTTCACTATCCCGGACTGGAAACGCACCCCGGTCACGCGGTTGCTGCGCGGCAGATGCGCGGCTTTGGCGGCATGCTGTCGATTGAAGTCGAAGGCGGCGAGGCGGAAGCCATGGCAGTCGCTGCGAAGGTCAAGATCATTACCCGCGCCACCAGTCTCGGCGGCGTCGAGAGCCTGATCGAACATCGCGCATCGGTAGAGGGACCGGAGAGCACAACGCCGCCCAACCTGCTGCGCATTTCGGTCGGACTCGAACATCCCGATGACCTGATCGCCGATCTGGCGCAGGCGCTGACATAG
- the glnA gene encoding type I glutamate--ammonia ligase — protein MTVSRETVLKQAAERNVEFVSLQYTDIVGMVKNVTIPISELPDCLDHGVWFDGSSLEGFARVAESDMYLVPDLETFAIIPWDEAAGFVTARMICDVQTPEGKPFAGDPRYALRRALDAAQRMGMTFYVGPEVEFFLFRAGPDGRPALIPHDVAGYFDATTDAATHIRRRMVRALSAFGIEVEATHHEGALGQHEIDLRHTEGLRAADHLVTTRATLKAVAQHHNLYATFMPKPIAHLNGNGLHMHLSLADATSGKNLFFDAHDPYSISKLARHFIAGLLAHARGMIAVLAPLVNSYKRLVPGFEAPVYLIWGRTNRAQLVRVPRISTNRPQSARVELRCADPSCNPYLALAVILAAGLDGIRRELPLPPPVEEDLFEVDLRARQFDVLPSTLGVALEELQRDEVITETLGPHILERFVEARAREWEEYSHSISQWELDRYLPTY, from the coding sequence ATGACGGTCTCTCGTGAAACTGTTCTCAAACAAGCTGCCGAACGGAATGTCGAGTTTGTCAGCCTTCAGTATACCGACATCGTCGGTATGGTGAAGAATGTCACTATTCCGATATCCGAACTGCCCGATTGCCTCGATCATGGGGTCTGGTTCGACGGCTCATCGCTCGAAGGGTTCGCCCGCGTCGCCGAGAGCGATATGTATCTCGTTCCCGATCTTGAAACCTTCGCAATCATTCCGTGGGACGAAGCAGCCGGTTTTGTCACGGCGCGCATGATCTGCGATGTGCAGACGCCGGAAGGCAAACCGTTCGCCGGCGATCCGCGGTATGCGCTGCGGCGCGCGCTCGATGCCGCGCAGCGCATGGGCATGACCTTCTACGTCGGTCCAGAAGTTGAGTTTTTTCTGTTCCGCGCCGGTCCCGATGGGCGTCCGGCGCTGATCCCGCACGATGTCGCCGGGTATTTCGACGCGACGACCGATGCCGCAACGCACATCCGCCGTCGTATGGTGCGCGCGCTCAGCGCCTTCGGCATCGAGGTCGAGGCCACGCACCACGAAGGCGCGCTCGGTCAGCACGAGATCGATCTGCGACATACCGAAGGGCTGCGCGCCGCCGATCACCTGGTGACGACGCGCGCGACGCTTAAGGCAGTGGCGCAGCATCACAATCTGTATGCAACGTTCATGCCCAAGCCAATCGCCCATCTGAACGGCAATGGTCTGCATATGCACCTGAGTCTTGCCGATGCAACCAGCGGCAAGAATCTCTTTTTCGACGCCCACGACCCATACTCCATCTCAAAGCTGGCGCGCCATTTTATCGCCGGGCTGCTGGCGCACGCGCGCGGTATGATCGCCGTCCTTGCGCCGCTCGTGAATTCGTATAAGCGCCTGGTGCCCGGTTTCGAGGCGCCGGTCTATCTGATCTGGGGGCGCACCAATCGCGCACAGTTGGTGCGGGTGCCGCGCATCAGCACGAATCGCCCACAGTCGGCGCGGGTGGAGTTGCGCTGTGCCGATCCGTCGTGTAATCCGTACCTGGCGCTGGCGGTCATTCTGGCTGCCGGTCTCGACGGCATCCGGCGCGAACTGCCGCTGCCACCGCCGGTCGAAGAGGATTTATTCGAGGTCGATCTGCGCGCGCGCCAGTTCGACGTCCTGCCTTCAACGCTTGGTGTGGCGCTCGAAGAGTTGCAGCGCGACGAGGTGATCACCGAAACCCTTGGTCCGCACATTCTCGAACGCTTCGTCGAGGCGCGCGCGCGCGAATGGGAAGAGTACAGCCATTCGATCAGCCAGTGGGAACTCGACCGGTATTTGCCGACGTATTAG
- a CDS encoding DUF6615 family protein translates to MTNSNPLGNFAYLCSDFIRLNLKTGHDLYKAREIEFRLGEDAVTDINLLDIASRHPDRVIVIRFNRKQESEGGADWAWWFLDHRTKEAVGFRIQAKILNWKSNEFDYLHYKNGDQTETLIKNAKQSNETPLYCLFADVWDAEMWQTAANCAIPQATQNRGSNSTSAALQWMVAACIWTKATRRKAAAWRAAAAAWQRAAEARRAAAAAGQWEAAAAGQWAAAAGQWEEAAWQWRKAAWQWEEAAAGQWEEAAWQWRKAAGQWEEAAWQWIKAAGQWEEAAWQWIKAAAGQWEEAAWQWDKAQQCEDRAQWYEDEAWRTLLTNGSGTACYGCQVSNQCGCAQRLSNSSNTGSSCSQFPACFAPFIDAGCWLLHASIVQSKSSKKSLQDFVQHVFPWHCLVCCGRFAFTSQEGKLPDYVRQALGATRGDQQTAGSPPLDAESGGAQNATEDAQRITAAGSPPLDAESGGGAGESSGANRPAVLVIFRASSAGEARLENEDRWTFYQLEGGAAQAG, encoded by the coding sequence ATGACGAACAGCAACCCGCTCGGCAATTTTGCCTATCTGTGCAGCGACTTTATCCGCCTCAATCTCAAAACAGGGCACGATCTCTACAAAGCGAGGGAAATCGAGTTCCGTCTTGGCGAAGACGCTGTCACCGACATAAACCTGCTCGATATAGCGTCCCGTCACCCGGATCGGGTGATAGTCATACGCTTTAATCGCAAGCAGGAGAGTGAAGGTGGCGCTGATTGGGCGTGGTGGTTTTTAGATCATCGAACTAAAGAAGCCGTAGGATTTCGCATTCAGGCGAAAATCTTGAACTGGAAGAGCAACGAATTTGACTATCTCCACTATAAAAATGGCGATCAAACCGAAACATTGATAAAAAATGCCAAACAATCCAACGAAACCCCGCTGTATTGCCTGTTCGCCGACGTGTGGGACGCGGAAATGTGGCAAACAGCTGCAAACTGTGCAATCCCTCAAGCGACGCAGAACCGGGGATCGAATAGCACATCGGCAGCGCTCCAGTGGATGGTAGCAGCGTGCATATGGACGAAGGCAACCCGAAGAAAGGCGGCGGCGTGGCGGGCAGCGGCGGCGGCGTGGCAGCGGGCAGCGGAGGCGAGGCGGGCAGCGGCGGCGGCGGGGCAGTGGGAAGCGGCGGCGGCGGGGCAGTGGGCAGCGGCGGCGGGGCAGTGGGAAGAGGCGGCGTGGCAGTGGAGAAAGGCGGCGTGGCAGTGGGAAGAGGCGGCGGCGGGGCAGTGGGAAGAGGCGGCGTGGCAGTGGAGAAAGGCGGCGGGGCAGTGGGAAGAGGCGGCGTGGCAGTGGATAAAGGCGGCGGGGCAGTGGGAAGAGGCGGCGTGGCAGTGGATAAAGGCGGCGGCGGGGCAGTGGGAAGAGGCGGCGTGGCAGTGGGACAAGGCGCAACAATGCGAAGATCGGGCGCAGTGGTATGAGGACGAAGCATGGCGCACGTTGCTCACAAACGGCTCAGGGACTGCCTGCTATGGCTGCCAGGTGTCGAATCAGTGCGGTTGCGCGCAGCGCCTGAGCAATTCTTCAAACACCGGTTCATCCTGCTCACAGTTTCCGGCTTGCTTTGCGCCATTTATCGACGCCGGGTGCTGGCTGCTTCACGCCAGCATCGTGCAAAGCAAATCATCAAAAAAGTCGCTCCAGGATTTCGTTCAACACGTGTTTCCCTGGCACTGTCTGGTGTGTTGTGGGAGGTTTGCGTTCACTAGCCAAGAAGGAAAATTGCCCGATTATGTCAGGCAGGCGTTAGGCGCAACGCGCGGAGATCAACAGACCGCCGGGTCGCCTCCACTCGATGCCGAGAGCGGCGGCGCGCAAAACGCCACAGAGGATGCACAGAGGATAACAGCCGCCGGGTCGCCTCCACTCGATGCCGAGAGCGGCGGTGGCGCAGGAGAAAGTTCTGGCGCCAATCGTCCGGCAGTATTGGTGATTTTTAGAGCGAGTTCTGCCGGTGAAGCGCGCTTAGAAAACGAGGACCGTTGGACTTTCTACCAACTGGAAGGGGGGGCGGCACAAGCCGGATAA
- a CDS encoding cytochrome c oxidase assembly factor Coa1 family protein, translated as MVSVRGCNPISCFISALLFVLIGACVGGVFFVVIRSIRDSDVVQEALVRAERDPQVAAALGAPLEAGWFPMGSISTGDGSGNANLTLSVAGPRGSGEMMIEAVHREGVWQYRRLIVTVGGRQIDVLREQ; from the coding sequence GTGGTGAGCGTGCGGGGATGTAACCCTATTTCGTGCTTTATCAGCGCGCTGCTCTTTGTCCTGATCGGCGCCTGTGTTGGCGGTGTGTTCTTTGTCGTGATACGTTCTATCCGCGACTCAGATGTTGTGCAGGAAGCGCTGGTGCGCGCTGAGCGCGATCCGCAGGTGGCGGCGGCGCTCGGCGCGCCGCTTGAGGCGGGTTGGTTTCCTATGGGTTCTATAAGCACCGGTGATGGCAGCGGTAACGCCAATCTTACGCTCTCGGTCGCAGGACCGCGCGGGTCGGGCGAGATGATGATCGAAGCCGTGCACCGTGAGGGCGTGTGGCAGTATCGTCGCCTGATCGTCACCGTCGGCGGCAGACAAATCGATGTGTTGCGCGAGCAGTAG
- a CDS encoding LeuD/DmdB family oxidoreductase small subunit: protein MARIWRFGANINTDQIVPGRYAPYMLKNEDELRNYPFIEARPEFASTVRPGDLIIAGPNFGCGSSREYAPLALKMVGIGAIIAPLFARIFYRNALNLGIPLFEADLTDQLEDGQEVEFNAETGVIVADGRAIQLPPPPEWMREVWREGGIVPFYRKHRRFPGVVPV, encoded by the coding sequence ATGGCTCGTATCTGGCGTTTTGGCGCAAATATCAATACCGATCAGATCGTCCCTGGGCGCTATGCGCCGTATATGCTCAAGAATGAGGACGAATTGCGCAACTATCCGTTCATTGAGGCGCGTCCCGAGTTTGCTTCAACCGTGCGCCCTGGCGACCTGATCATCGCCGGTCCAAACTTCGGGTGCGGTTCGTCGCGCGAATATGCGCCGCTGGCGCTCAAGATGGTCGGCATCGGTGCGATCATCGCGCCGCTCTTCGCGCGCATTTTCTACCGCAACGCGCTCAACCTGGGTATTCCGCTGTTCGAGGCGGACCTGACCGATCAACTGGAAGACGGGCAGGAAGTGGAGTTCAACGCCGAAACCGGCGTCATCGTCGCCGACGGTCGCGCAATTCAACTGCCGCCGCCACCCGAATGGATGCGTGAGGTCTGGCGCGAAGGCGGGATTGTGCCGTTCTACCGCAAGCATCGCCGCTTCCCCGGAGTAGTGCCCGTATGA
- a CDS encoding isocitrate/isopropylmalate dehydrogenase family protein, protein MSAPPFTILVIPGDGIGREVIPAAVAVLQATNLPLQFVEADAGWDCFQRCGDALPHETLDAARAADAVLFGAVASPSYPVAGYRSPIVRLRRELDLYANIRPVFDDPPPGDPRARRVDLAVVRENTEGLYAGRERVEDGGATAIAERVITRRASERIARVAFELARARRAARRADDAPPGRVTIVHKANVLRETCGLFRTIALDVAQAYPDVQADEMLVDACALHLATRPERFDVIVTTNLFGDILSDVACAWGGGLGLAPSANLGERHALFEPVHGAAPDIAGKGIANPLAAIGCAALLLDHLASRASPDTASAIRAWSERIRRAVRHVRAVGPHTPDLGGDAATSETTAAVIAHMLTL, encoded by the coding sequence ATGAGTGCGCCACCGTTCACCATTCTTGTCATACCCGGCGATGGCATCGGGCGTGAGGTCATTCCGGCAGCCGTCGCTGTGCTTCAGGCGACCAATCTGCCGTTGCAGTTCGTGGAAGCCGACGCGGGGTGGGACTGTTTCCAGCGCTGCGGTGACGCATTGCCGCATGAAACGCTCGACGCAGCGCGCGCGGCAGATGCCGTGCTGTTTGGCGCCGTCGCGTCTCCGAGTTACCCGGTTGCCGGGTACCGCAGCCCGATTGTGCGATTGCGCCGCGAACTCGATCTGTACGCCAATATCCGTCCGGTCTTCGATGATCCGCCTCCTGGCGATCCGCGCGCGCGCCGGGTCGATCTGGCGGTGGTGCGCGAAAATACCGAAGGGCTGTACGCCGGGCGCGAACGGGTCGAAGATGGCGGCGCAACTGCGATTGCCGAGCGCGTGATTACCCGGCGCGCCAGCGAACGAATTGCGCGGGTCGCCTTTGAACTGGCGCGCGCTCGTCGTGCTGCGCGCCGCGCCGACGATGCGCCGCCGGGAAGAGTGACCATTGTCCACAAGGCGAACGTTCTGCGCGAAACCTGTGGATTGTTCCGCACCATCGCTCTGGACGTCGCACAGGCGTACCCCGACGTGCAGGCGGACGAAATGCTCGTCGATGCCTGCGCGCTGCACCTGGCGACGCGCCCGGAACGCTTCGATGTGATTGTCACCACGAACCTGTTCGGTGATATCCTGTCGGATGTCGCCTGCGCCTGGGGTGGCGGGTTGGGTCTCGCGCCATCGGCGAACCTGGGTGAACGACACGCGCTGTTCGAACCGGTCCACGGCGCCGCGCCCGACATCGCGGGGAAAGGAATCGCCAATCCGCTTGCGGCGATCGGGTGCGCTGCGTTATTGCTCGACCATCTTGCCAGCCGCGCGTCGCCCGATACTGCGTCTGCCATCCGCGCCTGGAGCGAACGCATCAGGCGCGCCGTTCGCCACGTGCGCGCCGTCGGACCGCACACACCCGACTTAGGAGGCGACGCTGCCACATCTGAGACGACTGCCGCAGTCATTGCCCATATGCTCACGTTGTAA
- the def gene encoding peptide deformylase — MGLRHILRIDNPDEKKILTTRCHPVRMPNPSLKQLVADMFETMHAANGVGLAAPQIGVTQRLAVIAIPPMMEERPDGTKVEVAPEQTFVLINPEIVKASDQEDVGLEGCLSLPGWYGEVPRAAWVTVEYTDLNGRRQRIRRATGLLARALQHEIDHLDGVLFTERIRDLSTLKSYSEEEAPATTG, encoded by the coding sequence ATGGGGCTGCGCCACATTTTGCGCATTGATAACCCGGACGAAAAGAAAATCCTGACGACCCGCTGCCACCCGGTGCGGATGCCTAATCCGTCGCTGAAGCAACTGGTCGCCGATATGTTTGAAACCATGCACGCCGCCAATGGCGTTGGTCTGGCGGCGCCGCAGATTGGCGTCACGCAGCGCCTGGCGGTCATTGCAATCCCGCCAATGATGGAAGAGCGCCCGGATGGCACGAAGGTCGAGGTCGCGCCGGAGCAGACATTTGTGCTGATCAACCCGGAGATCGTGAAAGCCAGCGATCAGGAGGACGTTGGGCTTGAAGGATGCTTGAGCCTGCCGGGGTGGTACGGCGAAGTGCCGCGCGCTGCGTGGGTCACCGTCGAGTATACTGACCTGAACGGGAGGCGGCAGCGCATCCGGCGGGCAACGGGATTGCTGGCGCGCGCATTGCAGCACGAGATCGATCACCTGGACGGCGTTCTTTTCACCGAGCGCATCCGCGATCTTTCGACCCTGAAGAGTTACAGTGAAGAAGAAGCCCCGGCGACCACCGGGTGA
- the ftsY gene encoding signal recognition particle-docking protein FtsY, which produces MGFFKRMFGRGQDAPRSEEEARQEEQKIDRATAKARHGLFGQIASLFATDEPITDELWDDLEALLIQADVGVETTMYLVNRTKDRCNRYGVKRAREARDMLKAEMVRVLQEQERRQPVNANPSIVLVVGVNGAGKTTLIAKLAYRLKNQFGKRVLLAAGDTFRAAATEQLETWAERVGVPVISRGQGADPGAVVYDAIEAVSGGDFDVLIIDTAGRLHAKTNLMLELQKLRNIIRRKFPDAPHEVLLVIDATTGQNGVLQAKSFLKAVDVTDVAVTKLDGTAKGGIAFAIAQDIERPIRYVGTGEKMTDLALFDAETFVESLFAQD; this is translated from the coding sequence ATGGGATTTTTCAAACGCATGTTTGGGCGCGGACAGGACGCGCCGCGCAGTGAGGAAGAAGCCAGACAGGAAGAACAGAAGATCGACCGGGCGACTGCGAAAGCACGCCACGGTCTTTTCGGTCAAATTGCCAGCCTGTTCGCCACCGACGAACCGATCACCGATGAACTATGGGACGACCTCGAAGCGCTGCTGATTCAGGCGGATGTCGGCGTCGAAACGACCATGTACCTGGTCAACCGCACGAAGGACCGCTGCAACCGCTACGGCGTCAAACGGGCGCGTGAGGCGCGCGATATGCTGAAGGCGGAGATGGTGCGCGTGTTGCAGGAACAGGAGCGGCGCCAACCGGTCAATGCGAATCCCTCTATTGTGCTGGTGGTCGGCGTCAATGGTGCAGGCAAAACGACCCTGATTGCAAAACTGGCGTATCGCCTGAAGAATCAATTCGGTAAACGCGTGCTGCTGGCGGCAGGTGACACCTTCCGCGCTGCTGCGACCGAGCAACTCGAAACCTGGGCGGAACGGGTGGGTGTGCCGGTTATTTCACGCGGTCAGGGCGCCGACCCCGGCGCTGTGGTGTACGATGCCATCGAAGCCGTTAGCGGCGGCGATTTCGATGTGTTGATCATCGACACTGCCGGGCGCCTGCATGCTAAAACGAACCTGATGCTGGAATTGCAAAAGTTGCGCAATATCATCCGGCGAAAGTTCCCCGATGCCCCGCACGAGGTGCTGCTGGTTATCGACGCCACAACCGGACAGAATGGTGTGCTTCAGGCGAAATCGTTCTTGAAAGCGGTGGATGTGACTGATGTGGCAGTAACGAAACTCGACGGCACTGCCAAGGGGGGGATTGCATTCGCCATCGCGCAGGACATCGAGCGCCCGATCCGTTATGTCGGCACTGGCGAGAAAATGACCGATCTGGCGCTCTTCGATGCGGAAACGTTCGTTGAGTCGTTGTTTGCGCAGGATTAA
- a CDS encoding 3-isopropylmalate dehydratase large subunit codes for MGQTLAEQILSRAAGRPVSAGENIVARVDLAMMHDSISPSIIKILHQELGAEQVWDRDRVAVVVDHVAPAATIQNAEHQLALRRWVRQQQITHFFDVGRGISHPVLVEEGLARPGMLILGSDSHSTAYGAVGAFGAGMGSTDMALALATGQTWLRVPETVRILARGRFRPGVGAKDLGLRVARLIGADGATYQSVEWHGVEELSVGERMTLATLSIEIGGKAGIIPPTGPGWEEHAARRGIIAPSWLCVEEGARYSRTVEVDLDTLEPQISVPHFVDNVRDLSELGRVEVDVVYIGTCTNGHANDMAAAARILKGRKVARGVRLLVVPASSEALQQATADGTLATLLEAGAAIGTPGCGACIGRHMGVLAPGEVCLFTGNRNFRGRMGSPEAQIYLASPEVAAATAVLGYIAHPAEVMR; via the coding sequence GTGGGGCAGACGCTTGCAGAACAGATTCTTTCGCGCGCCGCCGGAAGACCGGTCTCCGCCGGCGAGAATATCGTCGCCAGGGTCGATCTGGCAATGATGCACGACAGTATTTCGCCCAGCATCATTAAGATTCTGCACCAGGAATTGGGCGCCGAACAGGTGTGGGACCGCGACCGGGTGGCGGTGGTGGTGGACCACGTGGCGCCGGCGGCGACCATCCAGAATGCCGAACATCAACTCGCGCTGCGGCGCTGGGTGCGGCAGCAGCAGATCACGCACTTCTTCGATGTCGGGCGCGGCATTTCGCATCCGGTGCTGGTCGAAGAAGGGTTGGCGCGCCCCGGTATGCTGATCCTCGGCAGCGACTCGCACTCGACGGCGTATGGGGCGGTCGGCGCCTTCGGCGCTGGCATGGGTTCGACCGATATGGCGCTGGCGCTGGCGACCGGGCAGACGTGGCTGCGTGTGCCGGAAACGGTGCGCATTCTGGCGCGCGGTCGCTTTCGCCCCGGCGTCGGTGCGAAGGACCTGGGGTTGCGCGTGGCGCGCCTGATCGGCGCCGATGGCGCAACCTATCAGTCGGTGGAGTGGCATGGCGTCGAGGAACTGAGCGTTGGTGAACGGATGACGCTCGCTACACTCTCGATTGAGATCGGCGGCAAAGCGGGCATTATTCCGCCGACCGGTCCTGGTTGGGAGGAACACGCCGCGCGTCGCGGCATCATTGCGCCGTCGTGGTTGTGCGTTGAGGAAGGGGCGCGTTATAGCCGGACGGTCGAGGTTGATCTCGATACGCTCGAACCGCAGATCAGCGTGCCGCACTTTGTTGACAATGTGCGCGATCTGAGTGAACTCGGACGCGTTGAGGTCGATGTGGTCTACATCGGCACATGCACCAATGGGCACGCCAACGATATGGCGGCAGCAGCGCGCATTTTGAAGGGGCGCAAAGTGGCGCGCGGGGTGCGGTTGCTCGTCGTTCCGGCGTCAAGTGAGGCATTGCAGCAGGCGACTGCCGATGGGACACTGGCGACGTTGCTCGAAGCGGGCGCGGCGATTGGCACCCCTGGCTGCGGCGCGTGCATTGGGCGGCACATGGGGGTGCTGGCGCCCGGCGAAGTCTGCCTGTTCACCGGCAACCGCAACTTTCGCGGGCGTATGGGATCGCCGGAGGCGCAGATTTACCTGGCGTCGCCCGAAGTCGCCGCAGCAACGGCAGTGCTGGGGTACATCGCCCATCCGGCAGAAGTGATGAGGTAG